AACCTTTGTGAGTGAAAAACACTGCCTCCTGCTGGAGCTTCATACCACCTTTCAGTGATGGACATGTCCACCTTTGGCTTCACTACATGCAATCACTAAATCTCTCAAATAAGATGAAACTACATGTAGTGCTCGATGGAGACTTGATTGTAGAAATTCTACAGAACCTTCCATTAAATCCTTGGATCTTTTTTTCCAGCATCAAAACTAAGCAGATTAATAAAATTAGCACACATCACACTTGAAGGTCTTTTTACAGCACAAGAATAATATACCACGATCAAACTGTTCGCGCTCATTACTGCAGTCTTTTAGTTCTCCAGACTCCTTCATGTGTTCGTTGTCCAGTCCAGATGTTACTGCAGCCTTTGCTTCTCAGTCCCAGGTTCAAAAGGCAATAGGCAATGGGAGGTCAAGGCTTCAGGTGGGGGGGAGAAGAGAAGAGCGGGAGTGCAATCACTGGTCCAAAGGAACATGGGGAGGGATCAGTCACAAGGCTTCATACagaagggtcaaaggtcaggagtATATACAGAATGGGCGGCAGACTTTACTGCCGACTCTTCAGGGAATCCACCAACCTAGGAGAACAGAGCAAATATAAGTGAGTAAATACAGAGGAGATAACATATTGAGCAATATGTGCAGTAGGTAGGAGTTGCCCATACTTGACCAATTCTATATCAAAATTTATTTACTTCTATTTCACTGGTATTTGTGTAGTAAGTATGGTAGCCTACCACTCCATTGCTTCGTCCAGGCCTGTGCCTTTGGTAGCCGAGGTCTTGAAGATCTGCCATTTTCTGTCTTTGAGGGCGGGAAGGCCAAGAGCATTGGCCACCTCAGTCGGCGTCATTGCCTGGTCCATGTCTTGTTTGTTGGCAAACACCACAAGGATCGCCTTCTTTAGCTCTTCTTCCTGAATAGGACACAGGATGAGGAAAAGTTAACATTTTGGGATTTAATTTTCAAATATCAGTAACAGTATCAGTAAATGCCCCAGACATTTTAGCTCTGACATATTTAATTTGCCATCTTTCATTCATATGTCcagaacatattttttttttttttaaatactgggCACATCTTCTCACATCCAGCTGGGTTCAGGTGATAACTGACACGCCTACCTCCAACATGGCCACCAGCTCAGACTTTGAAATGCCCATCCTGTCGCGGTCACTGCTGTCGACAACATAGATGACTGCATCTGTGTTTGAGTAATAACACCGCCAGTAGGGCCTGTGGAGCAGGACAAACAGAAAAGTCAGAAAACCAAGGCGCAAGTGAGAGATGGCTAGATAAGAATAAAGACTGTGActtcacattttcacaaaaactAGATGTTCTCTAGTACAGTTACAAAAAGATTTTATACTAAAAACTTGAATTGTCAATCTCTGAGCTGCTCATCAGAACTGTGTTTCTGTTCCACATGGTGTATTTCCACACCTGAAAGCTCATCAGCACAGTCACCATCTGCCAATCACACCTACCTGATACTCGTCTGTCCTCCCAGATCCCACACCTGAAACTTCAAGTTCTTATATGTGACTGTCTCGACGTTGAAGCCAATTGCTgcggggagaaaaaaaaaaatcagatgaaGGCAGAGAATGTGACCCTGATAAATGTACAGTGGGATTTTTGTAAGTCCTGCAATTATTAATGCTACCTTCTTTTTTAACCTGATTTCTGTACTAAGGGTATGCAAGATTTTAAAAGATGCAATAAGAAGAAAAAGCTGGCCCAAAACTGCTCATTGAGAAAACAATTTAAGGAAATCCTAAATCTGCAGACATTTTATTCTAAAAGACTTTTAATctt
This region of Parambassis ranga chromosome 2, fParRan2.1, whole genome shotgun sequence genomic DNA includes:
- the arl1 gene encoding ADP-ribosylation factor-like protein 1 codes for the protein MGGFFSSLFSGLFGTREMRILILGLDGAGKTTILYRLQVGEVVTTIPTIGFNVETVTYKNLKFQVWDLGGQTSIRPYWRCYYSNTDAVIYVVDSSDRDRMGISKSELVAMLEEEELKKAILVVFANKQDMDQAMTPTEVANALGLPALKDRKWQIFKTSATKGTGLDEAMEWLVDSLKSRQ